The following coding sequences lie in one Sporocytophaga myxococcoides DSM 11118 genomic window:
- a CDS encoding DUF5686 and carboxypeptidase-like regulatory domain-containing protein has product MLHTNAQEITIKGKVTDSETGEGIPFANVVERKSNQATLTDFEGFYSLKVNQAADSITVLFIGYLPKSKSINKSLSNQVIDFQITPEVKNLEEVTVVAGENPAFRILRKVIENKDKNDYRRLDAYEYESYSKIELSIDNITEKFRKRKIMSKLVQVFDSLKIIAGDEGKPILPVFMSESVSNFYHRTNPDKTTEHIVATNVKGVGVDDGTLVSQLIGSTFQQYNFYKNRLSILNKDFISPISDGWNSSYNYWLVDSAFMDGKWCYKLEFKPKRAQDLAFNGFMWIADTSFALKQIDVTVNRDANLNYIDKIKIQQELAPTEAGPWLPIKSRIVIDIDEVGETSPGMLAKFYTSNKKMEVNKPKPLKFYESLVEVEEDAQQKGQEYWQQNRHDSLTATEQNVYNMIDSVNNVPVVKTYVEVVNIFINGYKKIGKIDVGPYLMAYANNNIEGNRFRLGFRTNIDFSKKWVFKGYLAYGTKDSYGLNGFKYSAGASYIFSRKPWTVATIERKADIEQLGVATENVTSNALFLAFTRWGTLRGPYWSEQNTFSFQSEIKKDFTPKIQLRTRYLNPIFPFAYFSNLKNGDSTLRTTIQTTELTLETRITKDEVFVQNDNERISLGTKKWPVLTLGVTQGIKGFLGGEFNYTRVNLHVDDMIQLGILGRGYYDIFAGRIFSKVPYPLLNIPLGNQTIFFTNFAYNQMNYFEFINDTYAGIKYRQYFEGLLFNRVPLLKKLKWRFVGTANVLFGGISQTNKQIIAKETPQGETPPQFNFMTSTPYVEVGYGIENIFKIFRVDFVHRLTYLNQPDVRKFGVKVSVQFVL; this is encoded by the coding sequence GTGCTGCATACAAATGCACAGGAAATCACCATAAAGGGTAAAGTGACTGACTCTGAAACTGGAGAAGGAATTCCATTTGCAAATGTGGTGGAACGTAAATCCAATCAGGCAACGCTTACTGATTTTGAAGGCTTCTACTCATTGAAAGTCAATCAGGCAGCAGATTCTATTACTGTTTTATTTATTGGGTACCTTCCGAAATCTAAATCTATAAATAAGAGTTTGTCAAATCAGGTCATAGATTTTCAGATCACACCTGAAGTGAAAAATCTGGAAGAGGTAACAGTCGTTGCCGGAGAAAATCCTGCATTTAGAATCCTTAGAAAAGTTATTGAGAATAAAGATAAAAACGATTATAGAAGGCTTGATGCTTATGAATATGAAAGTTATTCTAAAATAGAACTTAGTATTGATAATATCACTGAGAAATTCAGAAAGCGTAAAATTATGTCCAAGCTAGTACAGGTTTTTGATAGTTTGAAAATAATAGCAGGAGATGAAGGTAAGCCGATATTGCCAGTATTCATGTCTGAATCGGTTTCTAATTTTTATCATCGGACAAACCCTGATAAAACCACAGAGCATATTGTTGCTACTAATGTAAAGGGGGTAGGAGTTGATGATGGAACTCTAGTCTCTCAACTAATAGGATCTACATTTCAACAATACAACTTTTATAAAAACCGCCTTAGCATTCTTAATAAAGATTTCATTTCACCGATTAGCGATGGATGGAACAGTTCATATAACTACTGGTTGGTAGATAGCGCCTTCATGGACGGAAAGTGGTGCTACAAGCTTGAATTCAAACCCAAAAGGGCTCAGGATCTGGCATTCAATGGTTTTATGTGGATTGCTGATACTTCCTTTGCATTAAAACAAATAGATGTAACGGTGAATCGGGATGCAAACCTTAATTATATTGATAAAATTAAGATTCAGCAGGAATTGGCTCCAACAGAAGCCGGACCATGGTTGCCTATAAAGTCCCGTATTGTAATAGATATCGATGAAGTAGGCGAAACTTCACCGGGAATGCTCGCAAAGTTTTATACTTCCAATAAAAAAATGGAAGTCAATAAGCCAAAGCCATTGAAATTTTATGAGTCTTTAGTCGAAGTGGAGGAGGATGCCCAACAAAAAGGCCAGGAATATTGGCAGCAAAACAGACATGATTCTCTAACTGCTACTGAGCAAAATGTTTATAACATGATTGATTCGGTTAATAATGTGCCAGTGGTGAAAACATATGTTGAAGTTGTAAATATTTTTATAAATGGATATAAAAAGATTGGTAAAATAGATGTTGGCCCGTACCTAATGGCCTATGCCAATAATAATATCGAAGGAAACCGTTTTAGACTTGGCTTCAGAACTAATATTGATTTTAGCAAAAAATGGGTTTTTAAAGGATACCTGGCTTATGGTACAAAAGATAGTTATGGATTAAATGGCTTCAAATATTCTGCTGGTGCCAGTTATATATTCTCTCGAAAACCCTGGACAGTTGCTACTATAGAACGTAAGGCTGATATTGAACAACTTGGGGTTGCGACTGAAAACGTTACTTCAAATGCTTTATTCCTTGCTTTTACAAGGTGGGGAACTCTCAGGGGACCTTACTGGAGTGAGCAAAATACCTTTTCATTCCAAAGTGAGATTAAAAAAGATTTTACTCCTAAAATTCAATTGAGGACCAGATATCTCAATCCTATCTTTCCATTTGCGTACTTCAGTAATTTGAAAAATGGTGATTCTACACTTAGGACTACCATTCAGACTACGGAATTGACACTGGAAACAAGAATTACAAAAGATGAAGTGTTTGTTCAGAATGATAATGAGCGGATAAGTCTTGGTACAAAGAAATGGCCTGTATTAACCCTTGGAGTTACTCAGGGAATAAAGGGTTTTTTGGGCGGAGAGTTCAACTATACCAGAGTGAACTTGCATGTAGATGATATGATTCAACTTGGTATATTGGGTAGAGGGTACTATGATATATTTGCGGGAAGAATATTTTCCAAAGTACCTTACCCGTTATTAAATATCCCTTTAGGTAACCAGACAATATTTTTTACCAATTTTGCCTACAATCAAATGAACTATTTTGAGTTCATAAACGATACCTATGCAGGGATTAAATATCGTCAATACTTTGAAGGGCTGCTTTTCAACAGAGTGCCTTTGTTGAAAAAGCTGAAATGGAGATTTGTTGGCACTGCTAATGTCCTTTTCGGAGGAATAAGTCAGACAAACAAGCAAATTATTGCAAAAGAAACTCCTCAGGGAGAGACTCCTCCGCAATTCAACTTTATGACTTCAACTCCTTATGTTGAAGTTGGATACGGAATAGAAAACATTTTCAAGATATTCCGAGTTGACTTTGTCCACAGACTCACTTACCTGAACCAACCTGATGTGCGGAAATTCGGAGTCAAAGTATCTGTTCAATTTGTATTGTAA
- a CDS encoding SanA/YdcF family protein, with product MAKKIFKIGAISFLVSVLIIFLCNLWVVNSTEHQVYYEVNQVPAKNIALVLGTSKYFRTGKPNLFFHNRIEAARKLYQEGKVKFFILSGDNSLAYYNEPQDMKKALVKAGIPDSVIQLDYAGFRTFDSVVRSKKVFDQTSVIIITQEFHIFRALFISNYYGMNSVGFVAEKVEMKHSFYTKTREYLARCKAVIDLYILKKEPKYLGQKIQIKI from the coding sequence GTGGCAAAAAAGATTTTTAAAATAGGGGCAATATCATTTTTAGTGTCAGTCCTGATTATTTTTTTATGTAATCTTTGGGTTGTAAATTCCACAGAACATCAGGTTTATTATGAAGTAAACCAGGTTCCTGCTAAAAATATCGCATTAGTCTTGGGTACCAGCAAATATTTCAGAACTGGAAAGCCCAACCTTTTTTTTCATAATCGTATAGAAGCAGCCAGGAAGTTGTATCAAGAGGGTAAGGTAAAGTTTTTTATTCTAAGCGGAGATAATTCTCTGGCATATTATAATGAACCCCAGGATATGAAAAAGGCACTGGTTAAAGCTGGTATACCTGATTCAGTTATTCAACTTGATTATGCAGGGTTCAGAACTTTTGATTCCGTTGTAAGGTCCAAAAAAGTTTTTGACCAAACTTCAGTGATCATCATCACTCAGGAATTTCATATTTTTAGAGCTTTATTTATAAGCAATTATTATGGGATGAACTCAGTAGGTTTCGTAGCTGAAAAAGTTGAAATGAAGCACTCTTTTTATACAAAAACGAGAGAGTATCTTGCAAGATGTAAAGCTGTTATAGATCTTTATATTCTTAAAAAAGAACCGAAGTATCTGGGACAAAAAATTCAGATTAAAATTTAA
- a CDS encoding Dps family protein codes for MMELNKIGIEVDVATEIADKLNDLSANYHIFYQNVRGFHWNIKGKNFFALHPKFEELYTQSFEDIDKIAERIRALGFIPKHTYSDFIRTSDIKEMKDVTDEITCVKDTLQNLSILIFKEKEIMKLTSEGHDDGTNNMVNDFIEDHEKQVWMLSAFLNQ; via the coding sequence ATGATGGAATTGAATAAAATTGGAATTGAGGTAGATGTTGCGACAGAAATCGCTGATAAATTAAATGACCTTTCTGCAAACTACCATATATTTTATCAGAATGTAAGAGGGTTCCATTGGAATATAAAGGGTAAAAATTTCTTTGCTCTACATCCAAAATTTGAAGAACTATATACTCAATCTTTCGAGGATATTGATAAAATAGCAGAAAGAATCCGAGCTTTAGGATTTATTCCAAAGCACACCTATTCTGATTTTATCAGAACTAGTGATATTAAGGAAATGAAAGACGTTACTGATGAAATTACTTGCGTAAAAGACACTCTTCAGAATCTAAGCATACTGATATTCAAGGAAAAAGAAATCATGAAACTCACTTCTGAAGGTCATGATGATGGCACAAACAATATGGTTAACGACTTTATTGAAGACCACGAAAAGCAAGTATGGATGCTATCTGCATTCCTTAATCAGTAA
- a CDS encoding tetratricopeptide repeat protein, with protein sequence MRNFIFLILSGLIFTGCSMNVKQDIIPPVVYNSSFEPQLTYLNGLIEDDPENPEYYFQRAKVFFDVHKYNDALKDINQAIYLESNEELYYELLARIYQKMGKTSLALNTAHRAESYKNDDPELFLLLSRLYWEIKDLGKAQQYLAKAKQLAPMHSEVFLLQGIFDSAKGDTTAAVKAYRMALTQEPENAKPYQELAKIYFARNKEDSAMYYVLEGRSINPNNPFFTYFEGVILDSKGLKTSSLRAFRKAIQMDSTFFPAYYRLGVDAFNSGSYTEAQTYFEPLSDKPEFSLNSNLYIAEILEKTGQAAKAVSYYENVKSEDTTNVKAKEALNRLYKLYPPVVFVPKVDSSALKPSAKGPLTDTLKPGVKIPKVETKKDTAKVKKPKPVVPKDTTRVKKTTQTIKKTDSINNIAPERKDSIK encoded by the coding sequence ATGAGGAATTTTATATTTTTAATACTTTCGGGTTTAATATTTACCGGTTGTTCAATGAATGTAAAGCAGGATATAATTCCTCCTGTTGTATATAACAGTTCATTTGAACCTCAACTTACCTATCTTAATGGCTTAATTGAAGATGATCCTGAGAATCCTGAATATTATTTTCAGAGAGCTAAGGTTTTTTTTGATGTTCATAAATACAATGATGCCTTGAAAGATATAAATCAGGCTATTTACTTAGAAAGTAATGAAGAGCTTTACTATGAATTACTGGCTCGAATATATCAGAAGATGGGAAAGACAAGTCTGGCTTTGAATACAGCCCATCGTGCAGAAAGCTATAAAAACGATGATCCCGAATTGTTTTTATTATTATCCAGACTTTATTGGGAAATAAAGGACCTTGGAAAGGCTCAGCAATATCTTGCTAAAGCTAAACAATTAGCTCCGATGCACTCAGAGGTATTTTTGCTTCAGGGGATTTTTGATTCAGCTAAAGGAGATACAACTGCTGCTGTAAAAGCATATAGAATGGCCCTGACTCAGGAACCGGAAAATGCTAAACCTTATCAGGAACTGGCTAAAATATATTTTGCGAGAAATAAGGAAGATTCTGCTATGTACTATGTCTTAGAGGGCAGATCCATCAATCCTAATAATCCTTTTTTTACCTATTTTGAAGGGGTAATTCTGGATTCAAAAGGGTTAAAAACGAGCTCACTCAGAGCATTCAGAAAAGCTATACAAATGGATTCGACATTTTTCCCAGCATATTATCGTTTGGGTGTTGATGCATTTAATTCAGGCAGTTATACTGAGGCACAAACTTATTTTGAACCACTATCGGATAAACCAGAGTTTAGCTTAAATTCAAATTTGTACATTGCGGAAATCTTGGAGAAAACTGGTCAAGCTGCAAAAGCAGTTTCTTATTATGAAAATGTAAAATCTGAAGATACAACAAATGTTAAAGCCAAAGAAGCATTAAATAGATTGTATAAGTTGTATCCACCTGTTGTTTTTGTGCCGAAAGTGGATTCTTCTGCTCTTAAACCTAGTGCGAAAGGCCCATTGACTGATACTCTCAAGCCAGGAGTTAAAATACCAAAAGTCGAAACCAAAAAAGATACGGCTAAGGTTAAGAAACCGAAACCAGTTGTTCCCAAAGATACAACCCGTGTAAAGAAGACTACACAGACAATTAAAAAAACTGATTCAATTAATAATATCGCTCCAGAGCGAAAAGATAGTATAAAATGA
- a CDS encoding TrmH family RNA methyltransferase, translating to MEEVLETRTRFLTVVVEDIFQPHNASAVVRTCDCFGIQDIHVIENKNKYKVSEDVTLGSAQWVDIIKHNTKGVDNTLGCYRKLKEKGYKIIATTPHTNDIALEDFQMDTKTALVFGSEQNGISEIAKEHADGFVKIPMVGFTESLNISVCAAICIHQLTLRMRELSPEVWQLSQEEKETIYLKWIKGVVRKPDLLEKEFYKRCK from the coding sequence ATGGAGGAAGTATTAGAAACAAGGACAAGGTTTTTAACAGTTGTTGTCGAAGATATTTTTCAACCACATAATGCAAGTGCTGTTGTGCGGACATGTGACTGTTTTGGCATTCAGGATATTCATGTAATTGAAAACAAAAATAAATATAAAGTCAGTGAAGACGTAACATTAGGTTCTGCTCAGTGGGTTGATATCATTAAACATAATACTAAGGGTGTTGATAATACATTAGGATGCTATAGGAAGCTTAAAGAAAAAGGCTATAAAATAATTGCAACTACACCGCATACCAATGATATTGCTTTGGAAGACTTCCAAATGGATACCAAAACTGCTTTGGTTTTTGGGAGTGAACAAAATGGTATTAGCGAAATTGCTAAAGAACATGCAGACGGCTTTGTTAAAATACCTATGGTTGGATTTACTGAAAGTCTGAACATTTCTGTTTGTGCCGCAATTTGTATACATCAGTTGACATTAAGGATGCGGGAATTGTCACCGGAAGTTTGGCAGCTTTCTCAGGAAGAAAAGGAGACAATTTACTTAAAATGGATTAAAGGAGTTGTCAGGAAGCCTGATTTGTTGGAAAAAGAGTTTTATAAAAGATGCAAATAA
- the thrS gene encoding threonine--tRNA ligase, translating to MIKITLPDGSVKEFPEGATSMDVALSISEGLARNVLAAKVNGEVWDASRPIKNDATLQLLTWNDTEGKSTFWHSSAHLMAEALEALYPGTKFGIGPSIENGFYYDVDFGGKEFSQEDFKKIEDKMLELSKSKSEYVRKDISKKDAIEYFTKKGDEYKLDLLEGLSDGSITFYSQGNFVDLCRGPHIPNTGFIKAVKLLNVAGAYWRGDEKNKQLTRIYAITFPKQKELTEYLEFLEEAKRRDHRKLGKELELFAFSEKVGQGLPLWLPKGATLRDRLENFLKKAQIRSGYLPVVTPHIGSKELYLTSGHYEKYGADSFQPIKTPHEGEEFLLKPMNCPHHIEIYRTKPRSYKELPIRLAEFGTVYRYEQSGELHGLTRVRGFTQDDAHIFCRPDQVKDEFKKVIDLVLYVFNALGFKNYTAQISLRDPENKSKYIGEDAQWDLAEAAIKEAAAEKGLNTVTELGEAAFYGPKLDFMVKDALGRQWQLGTIQVDYQLPERFKLEYIGSDNQKHRPVMIHRAPFGSMERFVAVLIEHCAGNFPLWLSPDQIAVLPISEKYADYAAQIFSELEENDIRGFIDHRDEKIGRKIRDAEVKKIPFMLIMGEKEQEEGKIAVRKHGQGDIGSFSLSEFIDIFKKEVALELNKN from the coding sequence ATGATCAAAATTACATTACCCGACGGATCGGTTAAAGAATTTCCGGAAGGGGCAACTTCAATGGATGTGGCCCTTAGCATTAGCGAAGGCCTTGCAAGAAATGTTCTTGCTGCCAAAGTAAATGGTGAAGTATGGGATGCCAGTCGTCCTATTAAGAACGATGCGACATTACAATTGCTAACCTGGAATGATACGGAAGGGAAATCAACATTCTGGCATTCTTCAGCTCACTTAATGGCTGAAGCTCTGGAAGCTTTATATCCTGGAACAAAATTCGGAATAGGTCCATCTATTGAAAATGGATTTTATTATGATGTGGATTTTGGAGGAAAAGAATTTTCTCAGGAAGATTTCAAAAAGATTGAAGACAAAATGCTCGAGCTTTCAAAAAGCAAAAGCGAATATGTTCGTAAAGATATTTCCAAGAAAGATGCAATAGAGTATTTCACTAAAAAAGGAGATGAATATAAGTTAGACTTATTGGAAGGTCTTTCTGACGGATCTATTACCTTCTATTCTCAGGGTAATTTCGTTGACCTTTGCAGAGGACCACACATTCCCAATACTGGTTTTATTAAAGCAGTGAAGTTATTAAATGTTGCAGGTGCATACTGGAGAGGAGATGAAAAGAATAAGCAACTAACCAGAATATACGCAATTACTTTCCCTAAACAGAAAGAACTTACTGAATATCTCGAATTCCTTGAAGAAGCTAAAAGAAGAGATCATAGAAAATTAGGAAAAGAACTAGAGCTTTTTGCATTTAGTGAAAAGGTTGGACAAGGGCTGCCACTTTGGTTACCTAAAGGTGCCACTTTAAGAGATAGATTAGAGAACTTTCTTAAAAAAGCTCAAATTCGTTCAGGATACCTTCCTGTTGTGACTCCTCATATCGGAAGTAAAGAATTATATCTGACTTCTGGTCATTATGAAAAATATGGGGCCGATTCATTTCAGCCAATAAAAACGCCTCATGAAGGAGAGGAGTTTTTACTGAAGCCTATGAATTGTCCTCACCATATAGAAATATACAGGACTAAACCTAGATCATATAAAGAGCTACCAATTCGACTTGCTGAATTTGGGACTGTATACAGGTATGAGCAAAGTGGGGAACTTCACGGTCTGACAAGAGTAAGGGGATTTACTCAGGACGATGCACATATATTCTGCCGACCAGATCAGGTAAAAGATGAATTCAAAAAGGTAATTGACCTTGTGCTCTATGTATTTAATGCCCTAGGATTTAAAAATTACACCGCACAGATTTCACTTCGCGATCCTGAAAATAAATCTAAATACATTGGAGAAGATGCTCAGTGGGATTTGGCTGAAGCAGCTATAAAAGAGGCAGCAGCTGAAAAGGGACTAAATACTGTAACTGAATTAGGCGAAGCGGCCTTTTATGGTCCGAAGTTAGATTTTATGGTAAAAGATGCACTGGGAAGACAGTGGCAACTTGGAACAATTCAGGTGGATTATCAGTTACCGGAACGGTTTAAGCTGGAGTATATCGGTTCTGATAACCAGAAACACAGGCCAGTGATGATCCATAGAGCTCCATTTGGTTCTATGGAAAGATTTGTAGCCGTATTGATTGAACATTGTGCAGGAAATTTTCCTTTATGGTTGTCTCCTGATCAAATTGCAGTATTACCAATTTCAGAAAAATATGCAGACTATGCCGCACAGATTTTTTCCGAGTTGGAAGAAAATGATATCAGAGGTTTCATTGATCATAGAGATGAAAAAATAGGAAGGAAAATCAGAGATGCAGAAGTTAAAAAGATTCCGTTTATGCTGATTATGGGTGAAAAAGAGCAGGAAGAAGGAAAAATAGCAGTAAGAAAACATGGCCAGGGAGATATTGGAAGTTTCTCATTGTCAGAGTTTATTGATATTTTTAAGAAAGAGGTGGCTTTGGAGCTTAATAAAAATTAA